The genomic interval TCCGATGAAAAAATGGGAGAGCTTTTCAAAACATTTGAAAACATTGCTAAAAATTCTCATTCAGCCAAAGACTGGATTGCGGCGGAAGCTGAAATTTCTAAGAAAACCCAACCTTTTATCTCTAAGGAGGAACGATTAGCTATGCTTAAAGAACGTTATGGTTCAGGTCAAGCCCGCTGGAACAGCAAATTACGAATCGTTGCAACCAATATTGAGGATATTGAGCGTCAAGTTTTTGATGAAAATTCAAATGTTGATATTCTAGTGGCTTTACAAGCAAGTGGAGCCCTTCAAGGCGTCTGGCCTTCAGTTGAAATCAATGGAAAACATTTTTTTGATGGTGGTTCTTTTTCAATGGAAAATCCAGATGTCGTTGTTGATGCCGACAAGATGCTTGTTCTTTCAACTGGACTGCCTGTCGATGTTCCATATAAATTAGAAGATTTACTCGCTCAATTAGAGAAAAAAGGGACAGAAACCAGCCTGGTTCTTCCCTCTGAAAAAACAATGAATATTTTAAAAGATTTTAACTATAATACGGTGGAAGCAAAAATTCGTCCCTTTGTTGCTCAAGCAGGTCGTGAACAAGGACAAGCTGAGGCTGCTCTGATAAAAGAACGCTGGTTATAATTCATTTCTTTTGAAGACACTAACTTTCAAATTGTCTCTTATCAAATCAAAACTTACATTAACTACTTTTAATGTAAGTTTTTTAAGTATTATCATCAAAATAATTAGTTATTGAATACTGCAGAAAGAAAATAGGCTATAAATGAGTTATTTATTGAAAATTATCTGAAAATTAGCTATAATAAATCAATTTATAATTTAATTTAATCTTGAAGGAAGGTAATATTTAGTGAAAGTTGCAAAATTTGGAGGTTCGTCTCTCGCATCAGCTTCGCAAATCAAAAAAGTTTTTGATATTGTTCAAGCCGATAAACAAAGAAAATTTATTGTGGTTTCTGCACCAGGCAAACGTTCGGGGGCTGATACTAAAGTTACCGATGCTTTGATTGCTTATTATAAAGCTTATAAATCAGCTGATGAAAAAGGAATTCACTATTATCAGAATTGGATTATTGAAAGATTTCGAGAAATCTATGATGAACTTGGCTTAAAAAGTCCAGTCATTAATCAAATCGCAGAAAATATCAACCATTTAGCCCAGTTAGATTTAGATAATGTTTTTACTTATGATACCTTTTTAGCCGCTGGTGAAAATAATAATGCTAAATTAGTCGCAGATTTTTTCAATCATTCTGGCTTACCAAGTCGCTATGTTCATCCCTCAGATGCTGGAATTATGGTTTCATCTGATCCTGGAAATGCTCGATTGCTTGGTGGAGCTTATGAACATATTAAATATCTTAATGAACTTGAAGAAACATTAATCATCCCTGGTTTTTTTGGAATCACAAAAGAGGGGGAGGTTTGCACTTTTTCCCGTGGTGGTTCTGATATTACTGGCTCAATTATTGCTGCTGGTGTGCGAGCTGAACTCTATGAAAACTTTACTGATGTGAATGGAATTTTCGCTGCTCACCCTGGCATCGTTAAGAATCCAGCTTATATCTCTGAATTAACTTACCGTGAAATGCGAGAACTTGCTTATTCTGGTTTTTCTGTTTTACATGACGAAGCACTCGTTCCTGCCTATCGTGCCCATGTTCCTTTGGTCATCAAGAATACAAATAACCCTGATCATCCCGGAACAAAAATTGTTGTTCAAAGAGAGACTAAAGGCTCACCTGTCGTTGGAATTGCTTCATCTAGTGCCTTCTCTTCTCTTTATGTCAGTAAATATCTGATGAACCGTGAAGTTGGATTCGGCCGAAAAGTCCTTTCTGTATTGGAAAATTTAGGAGTTCGTTTTGAGCATATGCCAACTGGTATTGATGACATGTCTATCATTATTCGCAGCCGCTATCTAACTCAACCTATTTCAAAAGCCCTTATTTCTAATCTTACAGAATCGCTCCATCCGGATGAAGTCTATATTGACCGTGATTTCTCTATTATCACCATTGTTGGTGAAGATATGAAAGAACACGTTGGGGTTACCGCTAGAGCAACGGCAGCACTTTCTAAACAGGGCATTTCAATCGCTATGCTTTCGCAAGGTTCAAGCGAAGTTTCCGTCATGTTTATTGTCAAAGAAAAATACGAAAAAGAAGCTCTAAAAGCGATTTATTCAGCCTTTTTTGACTAAAATATGTTAATAAAAAACAGCTCTAAGAGCTGTTTTTTATTCTTCTATTTTTTCGACTTTTTCAAGTGTCTCATTGGAATTACCACGACTGCTAAAATTATTTAATAAGTCAGGGACGTCAATTCCCATTGTTCCTAAGACATCAAGGCCTTGTTTAAGGCTTTCTTGTGACATTCCGAGAATTTTTGACGAGCCTTCTCCACCATAAATATTAATAGAATCAACAGCTTGAAGATTACTTGATACACTAGCAACAACTTCTGGCAGAATTTCAAGTGCCATGTTCAATTTAGCCGCATCATTCATTTTTTGCATTGCTTCGGCTTTTTTATCAATTGCTTCGGCTTCGGCAAGCCCTTTAAGGCGAATCGCTTCGGCTTCAGCTTTACCAGTTGCTT from Lactococcus lactis carries:
- a CDS encoding aspartate kinase, translated to MKVAKFGGSSLASASQIKKVFDIVQADKQRKFIVVSAPGKRSGADTKVTDALIAYYKAYKSADEKGIHYYQNWIIERFREIYDELGLKSPVINQIAENINHLAQLDLDNVFTYDTFLAAGENNNAKLVADFFNHSGLPSRYVHPSDAGIMVSSDPGNARLLGGAYEHIKYLNELEETLIIPGFFGITKEGEVCTFSRGGSDITGSIIAAGVRAELYENFTDVNGIFAAHPGIVKNPAYISELTYREMRELAYSGFSVLHDEALVPAYRAHVPLVIKNTNNPDHPGTKIVVQRETKGSPVVGIASSSAFSSLYVSKYLMNREVGFGRKVLSVLENLGVRFEHMPTGIDDMSIIIRSRYLTQPISKALISNLTESLHPDEVYIDRDFSIITIVGEDMKEHVGVTARATAALSKQGISIAMLSQGSSEVSVMFIVKEKYEKEALKAIYSAFFD
- a CDS encoding patatin-like phospholipase family protein, whose product is MTNNLKRAVVLGGGGHFGIAWELGYLRGLEEAGLPIREADIFVGTSAGSQASVIVSSDKDWDLIWKEQIEKEISEITPISDEKMGELFKTFENIAKNSHSAKDWIAAEAEISKKTQPFISKEERLAMLKERYGSGQARWNSKLRIVATNIEDIERQVFDENSNVDILVALQASGALQGVWPSVEINGKHFFDGGSFSMENPDVVVDADKMLVLSTGLPVDVPYKLEDLLAQLEKKGTETSLVLPSEKTMNILKDFNYNTVEAKIRPFVAQAGREQGQAEAALIKERWL